The window ACAAGAATACGAACAAGGTTCAGGCAGTTTAAACCCGACTATCACCCTTAAGGCTACAGACGGCAGGGTATTTAAGAAAACCTACACCTTCGGCATAAAATCGAACACCCCGCCGCCGGAACCGGCAGTAGTGCTTGCAAAACAGACTAATGCTTATCCTCTTCCTTCGTATTACGTGCTCTGCATAGATACAAAAGATTTGGTTGCTTCTTCTGCCATTGTAAACGGAAAATATATCCATGATGATATTGCATACGTTACCATAAACGGAACATCATACAACTTAAAAATGAACAATGCCCATAACGGTTTTATCGAAAAACCGGCGACAGAATCATTTCTTGAAAACGGTACAGGACTTATGGCGGTAGGCAGTGCACAGCTGCCTACAGCGAGCCCTTGGGTTTTATACTACAAAACGAACATAAAAATAAGAGACAGTAACCCGCTTACAACGTACCGTATAACCTTGCGCGACAAAGAAGGTGTTGTTTCGGATGAGGCTGTCGCAACGATAGCAGCAAGCGGTCCGACTCACACTGTAACCTTCAGCGTAGAGGGCGGAACTGGAATGCTTAAAGCAGAAGTTAACGGCACTGAAATCCATTCGGGATATGACGTCGAAAAGGGCAAAACGGTAACCTTTACCGCAACACCCGCTGACGGCTGGAAAGTTAAAGGCTGGACGGCTTCTGCCGGCACGCTTTCGGTCGGCGGCACCGACACTACGGCAACGCTGACCGTAACTGACAACGCAACCGTAACGGTCAAGTTTAAGAAGATTACAACGGTAAACGGAGGTGACGGCGCGTGGAAGCTGCTGAAAAAAGTTGTTGAAATCGCTGATCCGAACTCCACCATCACCATAGACGGCAGAATAGGGGCGACAAGCGGCAATTCGGGCGAAATCGAAATAGACGAAACCCTTACGATAGAGGGCAAAACCGGACCCGACAAAGACATACTTGACGCAAACGGTCTGAGCCGCATTTTCAAAGTGGCAAGCGGCAAAACGCTCACGCTCAAAAACCTGACGCTTACAGGCGGCAAGGCAACCGGGACAGGCGATGCAGGCTGCGGCGGCGCAATCTTCGCACGAGATGCAAGCGAGATCAAAATAGAAAACTGTATCATTACGGGCAACGAAGCAGGTACAAACGGCGGCGGCTTAAATGTTGAGGGCACACCTACTACCATCACAAACTGCACCTTTACGGGAAACACCGCAAAGAATGGCGGCGGCATCTATATAATGGAGACTAGCACTCGCCGCCCTGTGGTAACAATCAGCGGCGGCACTATCGGCGGCACGGAAACGGATAAGGCAAACAAAGCAACCGGCAACGGCGGCGGCATCTATGTCGGCGACTGGTGCGAGTTGAGGCTGCAAGATTCTGAAGATCCCGGTGCGCAGAGCGTACTGATTATCGGCAATCAGGCGGCAAAGGGCGGCGGCGTATACGCAAAGAACGTATTGCAAGTAAGTATGAAAAACGGCACACGAATTGCGGTAAACAACGATGTGTATTTGGACAGCGGTTCATGGATTCAGGTTGCCGGCGCCTTGTCAAACAACCCCGCCGCGCGCATTACGGTACCGAACGGCAAATACCTGCCGAGTACCAAAGTGCTTGACGGCAATGCTGCACTCTTAAACTCGGAACACGGCAAGTTCGCTGTAACGCCGAAAGGCGACGAGTATTGGACAGTGGGAAACGATGGTCGCTTGACAAAGGATAAAGCTGCCATTTTTAACAATATTACGAAGGATCAGATAGAAGCCGCAAACTCTTCAATGATTTATGATGAGAATAATATAATTACCGACCGCACGATATTGCTTGGCAAACTGGTACTCTAT of the Treponema denticola ATCC 35405 genome contains:
- a CDS encoding InlB B-repeat-containing protein → MMRKLLTFLTILTAAVAVIVLFTACEQFLKDPEDFLSYWASEAFIKDHSIGAVARPDEAGVPCVSSSPEVHIMLTVHNPKNFPLVMPTSSESAGIVEFKELSQQPTEGTHYVLGQTAPGRLKLTYKEAFLQEYEQGSGSLNPTITLKATDGRVFKKTYTFGIKSNTPPPEPAVVLAKQTNAYPLPSYYVLCIDTKDLVASSAIVNGKYIHDDIAYVTINGTSYNLKMNNAHNGFIEKPATESFLENGTGLMAVGSAQLPTASPWVLYYKTNIKIRDSNPLTTYRITLRDKEGVVSDEAVATIAASGPTHTVTFSVEGGTGMLKAEVNGTEIHSGYDVEKGKTVTFTATPADGWKVKGWTASAGTLSVGGTDTTATLTVTDNATVTVKFKKITTVNGGDGAWKLLKKVVEIADPNSTITIDGRIGATSGNSGEIEIDETLTIEGKTGPDKDILDANGLSRIFKVASGKTLTLKNLTLTGGKATGTGDAGCGGAIFARDASEIKIENCIITGNEAGTNGGGLNVEGTPTTITNCTFTGNTAKNGGGIYIMETSTRRPVVTISGGTIGGTETDKANKATGNGGGIYVGDWCELRLQDSEDPGAQSVLIIGNQAAKGGGVYAKNVLQVSMKNGTRIAVNNDVYLDSGSWIQVAGALSNNPAARITVPNGKYLPSTKVLDGNAALLNSEHGKFAVTPKGDEYWTVGNDGRLTKDKAAIFNNITKDQIEAANSSMIYDENNIITDRTILLGKLVLYKTNQGNYGIMHVTEVDNTTNSGKGHIKFNSKTFNQYGGVLKTKTDKVLEGGECFQFEYGGDPGSKLDFYLQNNTDGTKWFKPLNLARFYILSN